The following proteins come from a genomic window of Negativicutes bacterium:
- a CDS encoding YajQ family cyclic di-GMP-binding protein, protein MAKDCSFDVVSEVDMQEIDNVVNQASKELTQRFDFRNSKSSIELEDKAIKVVSDDEFKLGNVIEILQGRAIKRGVSVKSFDYGKIEPSSKGTVKQMITLKSGINKEDSKTIITAIKNSKIKVQAQIQDEKVRVSGKNKDDLQQVMSLLKNLDLSTDLQFNNFRS, encoded by the coding sequence ATGGCAAAAGATTGTTCTTTTGACGTAGTATCGGAAGTTGATATGCAAGAAATCGATAATGTTGTTAACCAAGCCAGCAAAGAGCTAACTCAACGTTTTGATTTTCGCAACAGCAAATCCAGTATTGAATTAGAAGATAAAGCGATTAAAGTAGTCAGCGATGATGAATTTAAGTTAGGTAATGTCATCGAAATTTTACAAGGTAGAGCTATCAAACGCGGTGTGTCTGTAAAAAGCTTTGACTACGGTAAAATCGAGCCCTCCTCCAAGGGTACTGTTAAGCAAATGATAACTTTAAAAAGTGGTATTAACAAAGAAGATTCTAAGACCATCATTACAGCAATAAAAAACAGTAAAATTAAAGTCCAAGCACAAATTCAAGATGAAAAAGTTCGCGTATCGGGCAAAAATAAAGATGACCTACAACAAGTAATGTCATTACTGAAAAATCTTGATTTAAGTACAGATTTACAATTTAATAATTTCCGTTCTTAA
- a CDS encoding RluA family pseudouridine synthase produces the protein MSLKDFLRREKNISLTGWRKIKRINMVYLNNTLVKPSLAKVNAGDKISYEYDEVKLIPPCDIKLDICYEDEFLLVINKPAGMLVHPTVKNETDSLANALSFYYQNNGLNYNFHPVHRLDKNTSGLLVIAKMPHIQNLFSLKGKNTIERIYQAVIIGKLRPKKGTIIAPIARKAGSIIERRVDYQGKEAITHYEIIAEKNFNSLVELKLGTGRTHQLRVHLAHFNNPILGDDLYGGASSFIQRQALHAKKIIFKHPITKEAIVIETSLPEDIAKVWENLV, from the coding sequence ATGTCATTAAAAGATTTTTTGCGAAGAGAAAAAAATATATCGTTAACAGGCTGGCGCAAAATAAAACGAATAAACATGGTTTATTTAAATAATACTTTAGTAAAACCTTCATTGGCAAAAGTTAATGCAGGAGATAAAATAAGCTATGAATATGATGAGGTAAAATTAATACCACCTTGTGATATTAAACTTGATATTTGCTATGAAGATGAATTTTTATTAGTGATAAACAAACCGGCAGGAATGTTGGTTCATCCGACAGTGAAAAATGAGACAGACTCTTTAGCAAATGCACTTAGTTTTTACTATCAAAATAACGGGTTAAATTATAATTTTCATCCTGTCCATCGCTTGGATAAAAACACCTCAGGATTATTAGTTATCGCTAAAATGCCTCATATTCAAAATTTATTTTCACTAAAAGGCAAAAATACTATTGAAAGAATTTATCAAGCTGTTATAATAGGGAAGTTGAGGCCTAAAAAGGGTACTATTATTGCGCCTATTGCTCGTAAGGCTGGGAGCATTATAGAACGGAGAGTTGATTATCAAGGAAAAGAAGCAATAACACATTATGAAATAATTGCAGAGAAAAACTTCAACTCTTTAGTTGAATTAAAGTTAGGAACTGGACGGACACATCAATTAAGGGTTCATTTAGCACATTTTAATAACCCCATTCTTGGAGATGATTTATATGGAGGAGCAAGTTCTTTTATTCAGCGTCAAGCATTGCATGCAAAAAAAATTATCTTCAAACATCCTATAACAAAGGAAGCAATAGTGATTGAAACTTCTTTACCGGAAGATATTGCAAAAGTGTGGGAAAATTTAGTTTAA
- the fba gene encoding class II fructose-1,6-bisphosphate aldolase, with protein sequence MPLVTSKEMFEKAYKEKYAIGAFNVNNMEIIQGIIEAAKIEQSPLILQVSAGARKYASHIYLMKLVEAALEDSGLPICLHLDHGEDFEICKACVDGGFSSVMVDGSRLPFEENIALTKKVVEYAHARGVVVEGELGRLAGVEDAVKVNTKDATYTDPDQAVEFVERTGVDSLAIAIGTSHGAYKFKGDPELDFARLEKISNMLPDFPLVLHGASTVLPEFVSKCNEFGGEIMGAKGVPEEMLLQAGKLGVCKINIDTDLRLAMTASIREHLVNNPGDFDPRQYLKPARNAIQNMVQHKIKNVLNSSNKL encoded by the coding sequence ATGCCATTAGTTACATCTAAAGAAATGTTTGAAAAAGCGTATAAGGAAAAATACGCAATTGGAGCCTTTAATGTTAATAACATGGAAATTATCCAGGGGATAATTGAGGCAGCAAAAATTGAACAGTCACCATTAATTTTACAAGTATCAGCTGGTGCTAGAAAATATGCCAGCCATATTTACTTGATGAAATTAGTAGAAGCTGCATTAGAGGATTCAGGGTTGCCGATTTGTTTACATTTAGATCATGGCGAAGACTTTGAAATCTGTAAGGCTTGTGTAGACGGTGGTTTTTCTTCGGTAATGGTAGATGGATCGAGACTACCTTTTGAGGAAAATATTGCACTTACCAAAAAAGTTGTTGAATATGCTCATGCTCGTGGCGTCGTGGTGGAAGGCGAGCTAGGAAGATTAGCCGGTGTAGAAGATGCAGTAAAGGTAAATACTAAGGATGCAACTTATACTGACCCTGATCAAGCCGTTGAATTTGTTGAGAGAACTGGTGTAGATTCATTAGCAATAGCTATTGGGACAAGTCATGGTGCTTATAAATTTAAAGGTGATCCTGAACTTGACTTTGCTAGATTAGAGAAAATATCTAATATGTTACCTGATTTTCCACTAGTACTGCATGGAGCTTCTACAGTACTACCTGAATTTGTCTCAAAATGTAATGAATTTGGTGGAGAAATTATGGGAGCAAAGGGTGTTCCAGAAGAAATGTTATTACAAGCTGGTAAATTAGGGGTATGTAAAATTAATATTGATACTGATTTACGTTTAGCGATGACTGCTTCAATTAGAGAACATTTAGTTAATAATCCTGGCGACTTTGATCCTCGTCAGTATTTAAAACCTGCTAGAAATGCAATTCAAAATATGGTTCAGCATAAGATTAAAAATGTTTTAAATTCCAGCAATAAACTATAG
- the thrS gene encoding threonine--tRNA ligase has protein sequence MINITLKNGDIRSIEENITVLEFAKVLSRSLAKVALAAKVNDKIVGLDYVLTEDCKVELLTFEDNEGKIALRHSASHVLAQAVKRLYKNVKFAIGPAIENGFYYDFETEEPFTTEDLGKIQKEMEKIINENLPIVRSELSRAEAIKLFADKGEDYKVELINDLPEDAIISLYTQGEFVDLCAGPHVASTGKVKTVKLQSIAGAYWRGDEKRKMLQRVYGTAFEKKADLDAYLHMLEEAAKRDHRKLGRELDLFSIQEEGPGFPFFHPNGMIIRNELENYWRAVHTRYGYKEIKTPIILNQKLWQQSGHWDHYQENMYFTSIDDEAYAIKPMNCPGGILVYKTKQHSYRDLPLRTAELGLVHRHELSGALHGLMRVRSFTQDDAHIFMLPSQIKAEIQNVIDLFNEVYSVFGLSYHAELSTKPAKAMGSDEIWETTTKALQEALEDCGMEYIVNEGDGAFYGPKIDFHLRDSIGRTWQCGTIQLDMLMPEKFDLTFVGEDGQKHRPVMIHRVVYGSIERFIGILIEHFAGLFPLWLAPVQVRVLTITDKQLPYANELALKMKAKGIRVEVDIRNEKIGYKIRESQILKTPYTVVLGDKEIEENKVAVRKHGENNSETIATEEFIEDIYNKIITKSI, from the coding sequence ATGATTAATATTACTTTGAAAAATGGTGATATTAGAAGTATTGAAGAAAACATTACTGTACTTGAATTTGCGAAAGTTTTGAGTAGAAGTTTAGCAAAAGTTGCTCTTGCAGCGAAAGTTAATGACAAAATTGTGGGATTAGATTATGTTTTGACTGAAGACTGTAAAGTTGAACTTTTAACGTTTGAAGATAATGAGGGGAAAATAGCACTAAGACATAGTGCATCTCATGTATTAGCACAAGCAGTAAAAAGACTTTATAAAAATGTCAAATTTGCAATTGGACCAGCGATAGAAAATGGTTTTTATTATGACTTTGAAACAGAAGAACCTTTTACGACAGAGGATTTAGGAAAAATTCAAAAAGAGATGGAAAAGATTATTAATGAAAATTTACCAATAGTTCGCAGTGAGTTATCAAGAGCAGAGGCCATCAAACTGTTTGCAGATAAAGGCGAAGATTATAAAGTTGAATTGATTAATGATTTGCCAGAAGATGCGATTATTTCTCTTTATACTCAAGGGGAGTTTGTTGATTTATGTGCTGGACCGCATGTTGCTAGTACCGGTAAAGTTAAAACTGTAAAATTACAAAGTATTGCTGGAGCTTATTGGCGAGGCGATGAAAAAAGAAAAATGTTGCAGCGAGTTTATGGGACTGCCTTTGAGAAGAAAGCAGACTTGGATGCTTATTTACATATGTTAGAAGAAGCCGCTAAACGCGATCATCGAAAGTTAGGACGTGAACTGGACTTATTTAGTATCCAAGAAGAGGGGCCAGGCTTTCCGTTCTTTCACCCTAATGGAATGATTATTCGTAATGAACTAGAAAATTATTGGCGTGCTGTTCATACTCGATATGGTTATAAAGAAATTAAAACGCCAATTATCTTAAATCAAAAATTATGGCAACAATCAGGGCATTGGGATCATTATCAAGAAAATATGTATTTTACTAGTATTGATGATGAAGCATATGCAATTAAGCCGATGAATTGTCCCGGTGGCATTTTAGTGTATAAAACAAAACAACATAGCTATCGCGATTTACCGCTAAGAACAGCTGAACTTGGTTTAGTTCATCGCCATGAGTTATCAGGAGCATTGCATGGCTTAATGCGAGTACGGAGCTTTACTCAAGATGATGCTCATATTTTCATGTTACCATCACAAATTAAAGCAGAAATTCAAAATGTTATTGATTTGTTTAATGAAGTTTATTCTGTTTTTGGATTAAGTTATCATGCAGAGCTTAGCACTAAGCCGGCTAAAGCAATGGGTTCTGATGAAATTTGGGAAACAACTACCAAGGCTTTACAAGAAGCACTTGAAGATTGTGGAATGGAGTACATTGTTAATGAGGGCGATGGTGCTTTTTATGGACCGAAGATTGACTTTCATTTACGAGATTCAATTGGTCGTACTTGGCAGTGTGGAACAATACAGCTTGATATGTTGATGCCGGAAAAATTTGATTTAACATTTGTTGGCGAAGATGGACAAAAGCATCGACCAGTTATGATTCATCGAGTTGTATATGGTAGTATTGAAAGATTTATAGGAATATTAATTGAACATTTTGCTGGTTTATTCCCATTGTGGTTGGCTCCAGTGCAAGTTAGAGTTTTGACTATTACCGATAAACAATTACCTTATGCTAATGAATTAGCTCTTAAAATGAAGGCTAAGGGTATTAGGGTTGAAGTTGATATCAGAAATGAAAAAATTGGTTATAAAATCAGAGAAAGTCAAATTTTAAAAACTCCATACACCGTAGTGCTAGGTGATAAAGAAATAGAAGAAAATAAAGTCGCAGTAAGAAAACATGGGGAAAATAACAGTGAGACTATAGCAACAGAAGAATTTATTGAAGATATTTACAATAAAATCATTACAAAAAGTATTTGA